A single window of Archangium gephyra DNA harbors:
- a CDS encoding serine/threonine-protein kinase, with protein MTSFDDKERRTLVPDERHTLVPDERRTLVPEEPRHTVVTDDRRTVNIGTGDAPGPAAGSRPHGTSAEAPTLGRGTPLDRYVVLDPLGEGGMGMVYAAYDSVLDRKVALKLLPPGELDGGPEMSSGRARLLREAQAMARLSHPNVVAIYDVHQHDAQVFMAMELVDGQTLLQWEREKPRTWRELLTAYLAAGRGLAAAHAAGLVHRDFKPTNVLVGKDGRVRVTDFGLARPHNAPAEQASDAAADTSPVKSHSLLELNLTQRGAVLGTPAYMAPEQFRGITADARSDQFSFAVSLWEALYGVRPFEGTSPSERRENVLAGRINPPPPYSKVPPWVNRALLRALHTAPEARYPSLDALLAVLERDPARVRRRALAIAALGLLVTGSAAVMWTTWQQRQAQLCTGGVAKLVGIWDAPRKAAIEKAFFATGRDYARDTWVRVREALDLYTQEWQEMHQDTCVATRIRGEQSEAVMSLRMACLEGRRQELAALTEVFTDADETVVEKAIFATSSLRRLWGCADVEALMSEVKPPEDTTTRRAVETVRAQLARVKALTTAGKFKESLELATEVGKKAPTLGYSPVHAEALFTQAWVQIISGENQGVPPLLTDALWLAHASRHDTIATAAAVRLMGYYAQRGPEEEAKHWQAFALASLDRLGENGELRAIYHNNRGMAFYQQGNFAEAYESFDKAFALAEQTLGPAHSTTLRYATNSLAALGNLDRMDESLRALETLVSVGERNLGPLHPFLVQPMMNLASTYVMQGRLADARRILDRVREIVKRAFRPNSEEWAHYHLSAGELDSEQGRDAESLEHYQEAARLYGTLTGPESPDALQSLVRVAEAQMALERLGQAQKTFQQVLELTKKDAQQQEHIYTQALNGLANLHTVRGQHDKALKLHQQVLELRERFLGAEHFNTSLIRLDVANSLLEMGQAARALALFEQVRVLFEKAADLESPVGALLLTGKGEALLKLGRTAEALPLLERALQIVGNHKGRPEYLAVVQSALARALWSTGQQPERVQKLAAAARAAYAQTPILRANELAQLDAVLKRYEPKTPPPGAMAQPTPP; from the coding sequence ATGACGTCCTTCGATGACAAAGAGCGCCGCACGCTCGTGCCCGATGAGCGTCATACGCTCGTGCCCGACGAGCGCCGCACGCTCGTGCCCGAGGAGCCCCGGCACACGGTCGTGACGGACGACCGGCGCACGGTGAACATCGGCACGGGGGACGCACCAGGGCCTGCCGCTGGCTCCCGACCCCATGGGACCTCCGCCGAGGCACCCACGCTGGGCCGGGGGACGCCCCTGGACCGGTACGTGGTGTTGGATCCGCTGGGCGAAGGCGGCATGGGGATGGTGTACGCCGCCTACGACTCGGTGCTGGACCGGAAGGTGGCGCTGAAGCTGCTGCCTCCGGGAGAGCTGGACGGAGGCCCCGAGATGTCCTCGGGACGGGCGCGGCTGCTGCGCGAGGCGCAGGCCATGGCCCGGCTGTCGCACCCCAACGTGGTGGCCATCTACGACGTGCACCAGCACGACGCCCAGGTCTTCATGGCCATGGAGCTGGTGGACGGCCAGACGCTGCTGCAGTGGGAGCGGGAGAAGCCGAGGACGTGGAGGGAGCTGCTCACCGCCTACCTGGCCGCGGGCCGGGGACTGGCCGCCGCGCACGCCGCCGGGCTGGTGCACCGCGATTTCAAGCCCACCAACGTGCTGGTGGGCAAGGACGGCCGCGTCCGGGTGACGGACTTCGGCCTGGCGCGTCCGCACAACGCCCCCGCGGAGCAGGCATCCGACGCCGCCGCGGACACCAGCCCCGTGAAGTCGCACAGCCTGCTGGAGCTGAACCTGACGCAGCGGGGCGCGGTGCTGGGCACGCCGGCCTACATGGCGCCGGAGCAGTTCCGTGGCATCACCGCGGACGCGCGAAGCGATCAGTTCTCCTTCGCCGTGTCGCTGTGGGAAGCGCTCTACGGCGTGCGCCCCTTCGAGGGCACGTCCCCGAGCGAGCGCCGGGAGAACGTGCTGGCTGGACGCATCAACCCGCCGCCGCCCTACTCCAAGGTGCCGCCCTGGGTGAACCGCGCCCTGCTGCGCGCGCTCCACACGGCACCGGAGGCGCGCTACCCGTCGCTGGACGCGCTGCTGGCCGTGCTGGAGAGGGATCCAGCCCGGGTGCGCCGGCGCGCGCTGGCCATCGCGGCCCTGGGCTTGTTGGTGACGGGCTCGGCGGCGGTGATGTGGACCACCTGGCAGCAGCGCCAGGCGCAGCTGTGCACCGGAGGCGTGGCGAAGCTGGTGGGCATCTGGGACGCGCCGCGCAAGGCGGCCATCGAGAAGGCCTTCTTCGCCACGGGCCGGGACTATGCGCGCGACACGTGGGTGCGCGTGCGCGAGGCGCTCGACCTGTACACCCAGGAGTGGCAGGAGATGCACCAGGACACGTGCGTGGCCACCCGCATCCGGGGCGAGCAGTCCGAGGCCGTCATGTCCCTGCGCATGGCCTGCCTGGAGGGCCGCCGGCAGGAGCTGGCCGCGCTCACCGAGGTCTTCACCGACGCGGACGAGACGGTGGTGGAGAAGGCCATCTTCGCCACCAGTTCGCTGCGGCGCCTGTGGGGCTGCGCGGACGTGGAGGCGCTCATGTCCGAGGTGAAGCCGCCCGAGGACACCACCACCCGCCGCGCGGTGGAGACGGTCCGCGCGCAGCTGGCCCGCGTCAAGGCGCTCACCACGGCCGGCAAGTTCAAGGAGTCGCTGGAGCTGGCCACGGAGGTGGGGAAGAAGGCCCCCACGCTGGGCTACTCGCCCGTGCACGCCGAGGCGCTCTTCACGCAGGCGTGGGTGCAGATCATCTCCGGGGAGAACCAGGGAGTGCCCCCGCTGCTCACGGACGCGCTGTGGCTGGCGCACGCCTCCCGGCACGACACCATCGCCACGGCCGCGGCGGTGCGGCTGATGGGCTACTACGCCCAGCGGGGCCCGGAGGAGGAGGCGAAGCACTGGCAGGCCTTCGCACTGGCTTCGCTCGACCGGCTGGGGGAGAACGGGGAGCTGCGGGCCATCTACCACAACAACCGGGGCATGGCCTTCTACCAGCAGGGCAACTTCGCCGAGGCGTACGAGTCCTTCGACAAGGCCTTCGCGCTGGCGGAGCAGACGCTGGGACCGGCGCACTCGACGACGCTGCGCTACGCCACCAACTCGCTGGCGGCGCTGGGCAACCTGGACCGCATGGACGAGTCGCTGCGGGCCCTGGAGACGCTCGTGTCCGTGGGGGAGCGGAACCTGGGACCCCTGCACCCGTTCCTCGTGCAGCCGATGATGAACCTGGCGAGCACGTACGTGATGCAGGGGCGGCTGGCGGACGCGCGCCGCATCCTCGACCGGGTGCGGGAGATCGTGAAGCGGGCCTTCCGGCCCAACTCGGAGGAGTGGGCGCACTACCACCTGTCGGCGGGCGAGCTCGACAGCGAGCAGGGCCGGGACGCCGAGTCACTCGAGCACTACCAGGAAGCGGCGCGGCTGTACGGGACGCTCACGGGACCGGAGAGCCCGGACGCGCTGCAATCGCTGGTGCGGGTGGCCGAGGCGCAGATGGCGCTGGAGCGGCTGGGGCAGGCGCAGAAGACGTTCCAGCAGGTGCTGGAGCTGACGAAGAAGGACGCTCAGCAGCAGGAGCACATCTACACGCAGGCGCTGAACGGGCTGGCGAACCTGCACACGGTGCGGGGCCAGCACGACAAGGCCCTGAAGCTGCACCAGCAGGTATTGGAGCTGCGTGAGCGGTTCCTGGGTGCCGAGCACTTCAACACCTCGCTCATCCGCCTGGACGTCGCCAACAGCCTGCTGGAGATGGGGCAGGCGGCGCGGGCGCTCGCGCTGTTCGAGCAGGTGCGGGTGCTGTTCGAGAAGGCGGCGGACCTGGAGTCACCGGTGGGGGCCCTGCTGCTGACAGGCAAGGGCGAGGCCCTGCTCAAGCTGGGCAGGACGGCCGAGGCGCTTCCGCTGCTGGAGCGTGCGCTGCAGATCGTCGGGAATCACAAGGGCCGCCCCGAGTACCTGGCGGTGGTGCAGTCCGCGCTGGCGAGGGCGCTGTGGAGCACGGGGCAGCAGCCGGAGCGGGTGCAGAAGCTGGCGGCGGCGGCGCGGGCGGCCTACGCACAGACGCCCATCCTGCGCGCGAACGAGCTGGCGCAGCTGGACGCGGTGCTGAAGCGGTACGAGCCGAAGACGCCCCCACCCGGAGCCATGGCCCAGCCCACGCCGCCGTAA
- a CDS encoding amidase, translating into MKKPIPSPGNSQGLSRRTLLGGAAAASTLAALDAHAQPSPGNAARAPAPAPRAGSFELEEATVSELQAAMQSGRHTAQGLAERYLARIQSLDREGDLPLKSVIELNPDALAIAAALDEERKAKGPRGPLHGIPVLIKDNIGTADKMQTTAGSLALVGAIPSRDAFVVERLRAAGAVILGKTNLSEWANFRSTHSSSGWSGRGGQCRNPYALDRTPSGSSSGSGAATAANFCAVSVGTETDGSIVSPSAASSLVGLKPTLGLVSRSGIIPLSHSQDTAGPMTRTVADAAALLGVLAGIDSTDAVTASSKGHAHADYTRFLDPNGLKGARIGVPRERFFGYHPATDALVAQALELMKAQGAVIVDEAHIPTASKMDEPETEVLLYEFKADIEAYLAGLGDKTRLKTLADLIRFNEEHRDTELPWFGQELFLQAQEKGPLTDKKYLKALAACRKLSREQGIDAVMAKHKLDALVAPTQAPPGLIDLVNGDHWLGSSSSPAAVAGYPSITVPAGYVAGLPVGLSFIGRAWSEPVLLRLAFAYEQASKHRRPPTFAPTADLRQVAKV; encoded by the coding sequence ATGAAGAAGCCCATTCCTTCCCCCGGAAACTCCCAGGGACTGAGCCGCCGGACGCTCCTCGGTGGCGCCGCCGCCGCCAGCACGCTGGCCGCCCTGGATGCCCATGCCCAGCCCTCTCCCGGCAACGCCGCGCGCGCTCCCGCTCCCGCGCCGCGTGCCGGCTCCTTCGAGCTCGAGGAGGCCACCGTCTCCGAGCTCCAGGCCGCCATGCAGTCGGGACGGCACACCGCGCAGGGTCTCGCCGAGCGCTACCTCGCTCGCATCCAGTCGCTGGACCGCGAGGGCGACCTTCCGCTCAAGTCCGTCATCGAGCTCAACCCGGATGCCCTCGCCATCGCCGCCGCGCTCGATGAGGAGCGCAAGGCGAAGGGGCCTCGCGGTCCGCTCCACGGCATCCCCGTCCTCATCAAGGACAACATCGGGACCGCCGACAAGATGCAGACCACCGCCGGCTCCCTCGCCCTCGTGGGCGCCATCCCCTCCCGCGATGCCTTCGTGGTGGAGCGCCTGCGGGCCGCGGGCGCCGTCATCCTCGGCAAGACGAACCTCAGCGAGTGGGCCAACTTCCGCTCCACGCACTCCTCCAGTGGATGGAGCGGGCGCGGTGGCCAGTGCCGCAATCCCTATGCCCTCGACCGGACGCCCTCGGGCTCCAGCTCGGGCTCCGGCGCCGCCACCGCCGCCAACTTCTGCGCCGTGTCCGTCGGCACCGAGACGGATGGCTCCATCGTCTCTCCCTCGGCGGCCAGCTCGCTCGTCGGGCTCAAGCCCACCCTCGGCCTCGTGAGCCGCTCGGGCATCATCCCCCTCTCGCACAGCCAGGACACCGCCGGCCCCATGACGCGCACCGTGGCTGACGCCGCCGCGCTCCTGGGTGTTCTCGCCGGCATCGATTCCACGGACGCCGTCACGGCTTCGAGCAAGGGCCACGCGCACGCGGACTACACGCGCTTCCTCGATCCCAACGGGTTGAAGGGGGCTCGCATCGGCGTCCCTCGCGAGCGCTTCTTCGGCTACCACCCCGCCACCGATGCGCTCGTCGCCCAGGCCCTCGAGCTCATGAAGGCCCAGGGCGCCGTCATCGTCGACGAGGCCCACATCCCCACCGCCTCCAAGATGGATGAGCCGGAGACGGAGGTGCTGCTCTACGAGTTCAAGGCCGACATCGAGGCCTACCTCGCCGGGCTCGGGGACAAGACCCGGCTCAAGACGCTCGCGGACCTCATCCGCTTCAACGAGGAGCACCGCGACACCGAGCTGCCCTGGTTCGGCCAGGAGCTCTTCCTCCAGGCCCAGGAGAAGGGGCCCCTCACCGACAAGAAGTACCTCAAGGCCCTCGCCGCCTGCCGGAAGTTGTCGCGCGAGCAGGGCATCGATGCCGTCATGGCGAAGCACAAGCTCGATGCGCTCGTCGCTCCCACCCAGGCTCCTCCCGGGCTCATCGATCTGGTGAACGGCGACCACTGGCTCGGCAGCAGCTCCTCACCCGCCGCCGTCGCGGGCTACCCGAGCATCACCGTCCCCGCCGGTTATGTGGCCGGTCTGCCCGTGGGCCTCTCCTTCATCGGCCGCGCCTGGAGCGAGCCCGTGCTCCTGCGTCTCGCGTTCGCCTACGAGCAGGCCTCCAAGCACCGCCGCCCGCCCACGTTCGCTCCGACGGCGGACCTGCGCCAGGTGGCCAAGGTCTAA